Genomic window (Thermotoga sp.):
CCCAAAAACCCGAACTCTTCTCCAATGACAGACACGATGAAATCCGTGTGCGAGACAGGAACGTACCCCATCAAATTTGCCCTTCCCTTCATGTAGCCCGTCCCAAAGAACCCGCCGGCTCCGATCGCGTGTATGGACTGAATTACGTTGTAAGAGTAACTCTTTCCGTATTCTTCGGGATTGAGAAAAGAAAGAATTCTTGCCCTTTGATAGTCCTTCAAACCAAAAAAGAAGAACACCGGAAGTAAGATCACGACGATCAGCAGAAGAACAAGGAGGGGCCTCTTATCGACCCTAGATGACAGAACGGCAAAAAACCAGATCAACCCCAGAGAAAGGGCGGTGCCAAGGTCTGGCTCCAGAAAGACGAGAGCCGCAGGAACAAGGGTGAGAAAAAGACTTCTCCAAAACCACCTTCTTTCCAGAAGATACGGAAGCAGAACAATGAGGGAAAGTTTTGCTAGATCCGAAGGTTGAAAACTGATCCACGCTACTTTAAACCATCTCTTGGAACCACCGATTGGAGTTCCCTTCAAAAGGAGAGCCAATAACAAAACAACAGAAACCGTATACAGCACCACGGATAATCTTCTTATGGTGCTGTCTTTTACAAAAAGAATCGAGATCATCAGTGAAAAACCCATAACATCCCAGATCACCTGCTTTGAGAATAGGGATTCACGCTCTCCATAAGTGGCACTTCTCAGGGAAATCAGCCCAAACACCATCAGCACACCTACAACAACCACAATGAACCAATCGATCCTCTTGTTCTCGTACGGAATGATTCCACCTCACTCGGAGGCGATTATCTCCATCTCTTTTACGAGTCTATCATCCTCGCTCTCCACTACCACAACCATTTTGTACGTTCCAGGTTCGTCAAACTTTATCAAATCGTACGCCGTCGTTTTGAAAATCTCCCTGGAGGAAAATCCGTCTAGGGTTATTCTGAACTCGTCCGATCTGGAGTAGGAAAAAACGGGTTCTTTTCTGGTGATGACGATCAGGACGTTTTTCAAGACAAAGTACTTTCTCCTCTTTTCTTCGTTCAAAAGTTTTACAGAAAAATCGTATCTTTCACCGACGTTCATGAATTTCGGTCCTTCAACCACTAAAGTGGTTCCGCTCAGCTTTTTCTGATACTCCCCGGTCACGACCAAGGGTAAGAAGCGCTCCATGGTACCTTCCTCAGTTTCCAGCTCCAGATCGATAACGTAATTTCCCGGCTTTTCGGGGGCAGAAAGACTTTCTCTGTAAAGCTCCACTGTTTCCATGGACTCTACTCTGAACGTTTTTTCCACCATCGTTTTCTTTTCAAGCATCTTCTCATTTCCTTTCAGGACTTTCAAAACCGCACTCCTCGCCGTTATATTCCTTTGCCTGGAGCTGATGTTTTCGAGGTAGACCGAAAAATCGATACCTTCGTATGGAAAGTAAAAGTCCTTCAAGTTACCAACTTCGAGCTTCCACTCCTCAATGACCGTCACGATCTTTCCTATGGTCACCCTCTGACCATTTACCCTCACGGAGACCGTTGCCAAGTAGTCTCCACCGCTCAAATCAACCAGTTTTACTTCTCTTGCCAGGTCGAAGACCAGCACACTCTCGAAGGCGTCAAGTTCCCTTTCCACCCGCTGTGGAAAGTGAAACTCGTATACCACACTGTTTCCCTTTTTCACAGAGAATAGAAATCCTCAAGGACAAGCTTTCCTTTTCTTCTCTCTCTGTTGTAGACCTTCACACTGATGTCGAGAGGCTCGTTCGGGAGGTACGATTCCTTTGACGATATCACTATCTGAAACTGTCCAGCGACACCTTCTGGTCTGCTTGTGAAAAAAGCCTTCGTGAAGAAGAAAAGGAAAATTACGATAGCGAGGTTCACAACAACAATGAAATTCACCCTGCGGCGAATCCTGTTCCTTCTTTCTCTTTCTCTTCGTTCCTTTTCTTCATCTGACCTCTTCCAATCTTCAGGGCTTCTGGAGAAGTACTTCATGGCGGGGTGGTCACCCTGAACACTTCTTC
Coding sequences:
- a CDS encoding FtsW/RodA/SpoVE family cell cycle protein, with the protein product MVFGLISLRSATYGERESLFSKQVIWDVMGFSLMISILFVKDSTIRRLSVVLYTVSVVLLLALLLKGTPIGGSKRWFKVAWISFQPSDLAKLSLIVLLPYLLERRWFWRSLFLTLVPAALVFLEPDLGTALSLGLIWFFAVLSSRVDKRPLLVLLLIVVILLPVFFFFGLKDYQRARILSFLNPEEYGKSYSYNVIQSIHAIGAGGFFGTGYMKGRANLMGYVPVSHTDFIVSVIGEEFGFLG